The Huiozyma naganishii CBS 8797 chromosome 1, complete genome genome window below encodes:
- the KNAG0A05520 gene encoding short-chain dehydrogenase/reductase (similar to Saccharomyces cerevisiae YDL114W; ancestral locus Anc_2.323), whose product MGLLLDSYFGAFKTPKQRALAPFICKHQKVLITGGSNGLGLCLTKSFSKLLTVEKVIILDLEPPEDTILANEKVCFYFCDITQVEMLKQVQKRIVREHGDISILINNAGITNIKPLLSMDDAEITRILQVNFLGAYMVTQVFLDNLISFGDSTIINICSILGVISPANLTAYCAAKACLISFHKSLKLLMEHSETIHMPRKIKTLLLCPGKIRTKMFEDVSTPSTLFAPDLSPEELSEDIVCAVEGRNREQILSPYYANLVPLFQRLEWPYWRLLKKYSGMNEVTNLN is encoded by the coding sequence ATGGGCCTATTACTAGACTCTTACTTTGGAGCCTTTAAAACCCCAAAGCAGAGGGCGCTTGCTCCCTTTATTTGTAAACATCAAAAAGTTTTAATAACTGGGGGTTCTAATGGTTTAGGGTTATGCTTGACAAAAAGTTTCAGCAAGTTGCTCACGGTGGAGAAGGTAATCATTCTCGATTTGGAACCCCCTGAAGATACGATACTAGCAAATGAGAAAGtctgtttttatttttgtgaTATAACACAAGTTGAAATGCTAAAACAAgtacaaaaaagaataGTCAGGGAACATGGCGACATTTCAATTCTCATTAACAATGCAGGAATAACAAATATTAAGCCATTACTGTCGATGGACGATGCAGAGATTACCAGGATACTTCAAGTAAACTTTCTAGGCGCCTATATGGTAACACAGGTGTTTTTGGACAACTTAATTTCTTTTGGAGATAGTACTATCATTAATATTTGTTCGATCTTAGGTGTTATCTCGCCAGCAAACTTGACCGCATACTGCGCTGCCAAAGCATGTTTAATTTCATTTCATAAAAGCTTGAAATTATTAATGGAACATTCAGAGACTATCCATATGCCCaggaaaataaaaactTTGTTATTGTGCCCGGGAAAAATACGAACAAAAATGTTTGAAGATGTTTCTACTCCGTCAACATTGTTTGCACCAGATTTAAGTCCAGAGGAGCTTTCCGAAGATATCGTTTGTGCGGTCGAGGGGAGAAACAGAGAACAAATACTTTCACCGTATTATGCCAATTTGGTCCCACTTTTCCAAAGATTGGAATGGCCGTATTGGcgtcttttgaaaaaatatagtGGGATGAATGAAGTAACTAACTTGAACTAG
- the ATG20 gene encoding Atg20p (similar to Saccharomyces cerevisiae ATG20 (YDL113C); ancestral locus Anc_2.324), with the protein MGKKSKQKRKQGVQTGNSVNVSSSSVSSGNPTRGASPLATANSNNMSGDSVHTGYDSELQASDQKQSSTFYDSNGGDDKKTTNAVESRMIHTALMEEDNPFMEKYASEVSLDKDNVSDRSRLGDAEKDHDRMKSTNSDSNARNVNDVDDDDDEGLMSAPMIAKVHNRNVVESERFTKKRNSLVERTNVSDKRHARILEAGKVSELQGRSYITYTIQYNNFTVRRRYNDFENLRDLLVKLFPTILIPPIPEKQSIRNYGKAITGATGSQYFLPSDHTGSVDLTTSVINGTKKNQDETLIRHRIRVLTQFLNKVLNNDEIMKTPIIVDFLDSNNRVWSEFVASSATFTSLPKNVLQCNPLDPTSSTRVHASLPIPTTTHIHLPKEKVTNSKDPETLDEKLMKFNYSFQKLDQEYKKYEDIMANGLTKLNKKLTKSLSGLIVEYKEISEESAEFTKEAGKEFELASQLALLSRTYDESAITFEQLVSRLHYNVNEPLGESALVATSVRELIKYRRMKLIQLETLRKTLRSKNDQLRKLEQEKNDFSAVDNVINQETAKSGQITFDRPPTAPKGYGGKLLNKFSKIATIVKDTVNYQEVDPQTLKLSLENDIAKLQEMLSVAENDLLVISAEIKERELPKFSKEREEELTDIMRHYSRYMKIHAEKNLEIWKKLKSDQSEAESNVKQVDNNT; encoded by the coding sequence ATGGGTAAAAAGTCTAAGCAGAAACGCAAACAGGGGGTACAGACAGGTAACAGTGTCAACGTGTCTTCATCTTCGGTTAGTTCAGGTAATCCAACACGAGGAGCATCCCCATTAGCGACTGCTAACTCCAACAATATGTCTGGTGATTCAGTGCATACGGGGTATGACAGCGAACTGCAGGCCAGTGACCAGAAACAGAGTTCTACATTTTATGATAGCAATGGAGGTGATGACAAAAAGACAACAAACGCTGTGGAGAGTAGAATGATTCATACAGCCTTGATGGAGGAAGATAATCCATTTATGGAGAAATACGCCAGTGAGGTGAGCCTGGACAAAGATAATGTTTCCGATCGGTCGCGATTGGGCGATGCAGAAAAGGATCACGATAGAATGAAATCAACGAATTCAGATAGTAACGCGCGAAATGTTAATGAtgtcgatgatgatgacgatgaaggATTAATGTCTGCTCCTATGATAGCAAAGGTTCACAACAGGAATGTTGTGGAATCTGAACGTTTCACGAAAAAGCGAAACTCCTTAGTTGAACGGACTAACGTGTCTGATAAGAGGCACGCGCGCATTTTGGAAGCGGGGAAGGTATCAGAGTTGCAAGGAAGAAGTTACATAACTTACACCATACAGTATAACAATTTCACTGTTCGGCGGAGATATAATGACTTTGAAAATTTGAGAGACTTGCTTGTTAAACTATTTCCGACAATCCTGATTCCACCAATTCCAGAGAAGCAATCAATAAGAAATTATGGCAAAGCCATAACTGGTGCGACCGGTTCGCAATATTTTTTACCATCCGACCACACTGGATCAGTAGACCTAACAACTTCGGTCATTAATGGCACCAAGAAAAACCAGGACGAAACTTTAATACGACATAGAATTAGGGTACTAACtcagtttttgaacaaagtgcTGAACAACGACGAAATTATGAAGACCCCCATTATTGTTGACTTCTTAGACTCGAATAACCGTGTATGGAGCGAGTTTGTTGCCAGCTCTGCTACTTTTACATCGCTCCCCAAAAACGTTCTGCAGTGTAACCCTTTAGATCCAACCAGCTCAACAAGAGTCCATGCCTCATTACCCATTCCCACCACAACTCATATTCATTtaccaaaagaaaaggtGACAAATTCAAAGGATCCGGAAACCTTGGATGAAAAATTGATGAAGTTTAATTATTcctttcaaaaactggatCAAGAGTACAAAAAATACGAGGATATAATGGCGAATGGGTTAaccaagttgaacaaaaagCTTACGAAAAGCTTGAGTGGCTTGATTGTCGAATACAAAGAAATTAGTGAGGAATCAGCAGAATTTACAAAAGAAGCCGGGAAGGAATTTGAACTTGCCAGCCAACTGGCTCTGCTTAGCAGAACATATGATGAATCAGCTATAACATTTGAACAACTAGTAAGTCGATTACATTACAATGTAAACGAACCGCTCGGTGAAAGCGCTTTGGTGGCCACATCTGTTAGAGAATTGATCAAATATAGAAGAATGAAATTGATCCAGTTGGAAACATTGAGAAAAACACTACGGAGTAAGAATGATCAGCTTCGTAAACtggaacaagagaaaaatgACTTCAGCGCAGTAGATAACGTGATTAAccaagaaactgcaaaGTCCGGCCAAATTACCTTTGATAGACCACCAACAGCACCAAAAGGTTATGGTGGGAAactgttgaacaagttttcTAAAATTGCTACAATTGTGAAGGATACCGTCAAttatcaagaagttgatcCTCAAACTTTAAAACTTTCGCTAGAGAATGATATTGCGAAGCTACAAGAGATGTTAAGCGTTGCAGAAAATGATCTACTAGTAATATCCGCTGAAATTAAGGAGAGAGAACTGCccaaattttccaaagagCGGGAGGAAGAATTGACAGATATTATGAGACATTACTCCAGGTATATGAAAATACATGCTGAAAAGAATCTAGAGATTTGGAAAAAGCTGAAGAGCGATCAAAGTGAAGCCGAAAGCAACGTAAAGCAGGTAGACAATAATACATAA
- the TRM3 gene encoding tRNA (guanosine(18)-2'-O)-methyltransferase (similar to Saccharomyces cerevisiae TRM3 (YDL112W); ancestral locus Anc_2.325), with amino-acid sequence MSNSAVILKYLPESTQLELVSTLINQDELEQALEIINVTAIDLFGHEAVLGKLFEKFEHAVSEFFSDFQNDKNNRCDMQELLQEHHELLTLFEYIKTIPKLQDQFYDWTYSKILSFIKERRNALYDELFFSEIVSKFIDLKTSPFALEEGNMSDETELLLLLSLVELHFLSIEEDDSKLQDQKSNELDRLLIPLIGCNIENIALSCSKLIRWRFKCINQACSADSEFDSLTWKLIKRMNNPGATREWKERNILTFLLRILSNANISNGLISFMKTREYWGFLQDSLNHKVHEYRKLGQAVLKLSVQRLSTNTNETFSAELFIWDQREGADIIETWKKFTTLYEIVALDTALNQIQEARTDILSIFDSKFLDPSWGLILFSTGLRASMESVRKYVVSLILEVQNPSIFTSNLRILTETILPTLMQAHYFKAIKNNSHYAQDCPHGERVARFVSRILNNSNGLEQETIKEILLLLIQFGAAFDPARIYVSLGLYRFLESKGNKSITNEHILLFRKLFEFECEELIFETTMQTLYWNCLNYVSDDVTPEVWVDVALFHLRKCLCKLNHLDAGLSTDQKPNSQKITIPFKDNNGRYRSVDTMINLNKINSVILIKLTDFLYELKKDMWFDQVKLEQERDLLLTIEQPSKYSTTEPTGDIQTLPVESFKSINVPGFFENLLIAFTPYKMEIFANIPAEILKQQLGQIGHERLCRLYSGITSYFKQTVDNKLKDEAYGRFFWFVSLTYHSDISSEDVNGVLILAKSNVFDDNCNYSGNVSITSLCRDILSNSDVNVENLLIIYDIASTIWESINEERLVLKESQLHIQLINILFDSHILRYATEQSLTMQKNLLVYGKQVAKLGYARRVFLPAISGNLAVFLNSYSKSFKNKESYIWLADLLISVIVQPQMEQNIFHLKTVVSFIYDEYFGAENTEKLYHLVYNDFEISSKVWAIAGAILSGPVFGQQIRDYLVHSTNLLTSKKRIDAIEENQRLLEWQLLLLSSSRCENRASESMILSVLESIENEASPLVRIYKEWFLGLELAETYNDSEKPNMIEDYLFDLLIDHSKPTLVVSATKILFLALKGASSQDHQRLLSRFICFLIPNAGSNKPLVRHFSNSLMLSFWPHFKDELKDSTLRETVKNLYDNAKKTEVIGQYRSGDANVWDIKKDFTLTGIFGGVIRKTTDHDPLYIGTAEFQQYMAEFPEVRSFVDFGADDSHLWLGKRGTTTDTVDEGVPDCAQSTEISPLQTKSGAWETVLDLNNKKSTDTVKRSSLIVVASLVDKPPNLGGICRLCDVLGAELLTIQDIRAKKHPQFKNVAVTADKWMPMQEVPVNDIASFMKEKKGEGYTLIGLEQTDKSVKLDNDYHFPKKSLILLGTEAHGIPGHLLEELDLCLEIKQFGVIRSMNIQTATAVIVHSYTVQHM; translated from the coding sequence ATGTCAAATAGTGCTGttattttgaagtacttgcCGGAATCGACTCAATTGGAGTTGGTTAGCACTTTAATTAATCAAGATGAATTGGAGCAAGCACTCGAAATAATCAATGTTACAGCTATTGACTTGTTTGGACATGAAGCAGTTTTAGGGAAATTATTTGAGAAATTTGAACATGCCGTATCGGAATTCTTCTCCGATTTCCAAAatgataaaaataatagatGCGACATGCAGGAGCTGCTACAAGAACATCATGAACTGCTGACTTTGTTTGAGTATATCAAGACTATTCCAAAATTACAGGATCAGTTTTATGACTGGACCTATTCTAAAATACTTTCTTTTATCAAGGAGAGGAGAAATGCCCTATATGATGAACTCTTTTTTAGTGAAATCGTGTCAAAATTCATTGATCTGAAAACAAGTCCTTTTGCTTTAGAAGAGGGAAATATGAGTGACGAAACGGAACTTTTATTATTGTTATCATTAGTTGAACTACATTTTTTATCAATCGAGGAAGATGACTCCAAATTGCAGGATCAAAAATCCAATGAATTGGATAGATTGCTTATCCCATTAATTGGCTGTAATATAGAAAACATTGCACTAAGCTGCTCCAAACTCATTCGTTGGAGGTTTAAATGCATAAACCAAGCTTGCTCAGCTGACTCTGAATTTGATAGCTTGACTTGGAAATTAATTAAACGAATGAATAATCCAGGAGCAACCAGGGAGTGGAAGGAAAGGAACATCTTGACGTTCTTGCTAAGAATACTATCCAACGCTAATATTTCTAACGGCCTTATATCTTTCATGAAAACTAGGGAATATTGGGGCTTTTTGCAGGACTCTTTAAACCATAAAGTACATGAATACAGAAAATTAGGCCAAGCTGTGCTGAAATTATCAGTTCAACGTTTGTctacaaacacaaacgaGACGTTTTCTGCAGAGTTATTTATATGGGATCAGCGAGAAGGTGCCGACATTATAGAAACATGGAAAAAATTCACAACCTTGTACGAGATAGTTGCATTAGATACCGCCCTAAATCAAATTCAGGAAGCTCGTACTGATATTTTGAGCATATTTGATAGCAAGTTTTTAGATCCCAGTTGGGGTCTGATCTTGTTTTCCACTGGTTTGAGAGCATCTATGGAAAGCGTCAGAAAGTATGTTGTGTCGTTGATCCTGGAAGTGCAAAATCCATCTATATTTACCTCTAACCTGAGAATCCTAACAGAGACTATTTTACCGACATTAATGCAAGCCCATTACTTCAAAGCGATTAAGAACAATTCCCATTATGCACAAGATTGCCCTCATGGTGAACGCGTGGCTAGATTTGTTAGTAGAATCTTGAACAATAGTAACGGCCTTGAACAGGAAACCATAAAAGAAAttttattgttgttgattcAATTTGGTGCCGCGTTCGATCCTGCTAGAATATACGTATCACTTGGATTGTATCGTTTTTTAGAAAGCAAGGGTAACAAGTCTATAACGAATGAGCATATATTGTTATTCCGGAAGCTATTCGAATTTGAATGCGAAGAACtaatttttgaaacaacCATGCAAACCTTATATTGGAACTGCTTAAATTATGTCTCGGATGATGTTACTCCTGAAGTGTGGGTAGATGTTGCGCTTTTCCACTTGAGGAAATGCCTCTGCAAATTAAATCATCTGGATGCTGGCTTGTCAACTGATCAAAAACCAAATAGCCAAAAAATCACTATCCCATTCAAAGACAATAATGGCCGGTATAGAAGCGTGGATACAATGATAAACTTGAATAAAATTAATTCAGTTATCTTAATCAAACTCACTGACTTTCTTTATGAACTAAAAAAAGACATGTGGTTTGACCAGGTTaaacttgaacaagaaagGGATCTTCTACTGACAATCGAACAACCTTCCAAGTACAGTACTACGGAACCTACCGGTGATATTCAAACTTTGCCTGTAGAATCATTCAAATCAATAAATGTGCCAggcttctttgaaaatctACTGATTGCATTCACACCTTACAAAATGGAGATATTTGCAAATATTCCGGCTGAAATACTAAAACAACAACTTGGACAAATTGGGCACGAGCGTTTGTGTCGTCTGTACTCTGGTATCACATCATATTTCAAACAAACTGTGGATAATAAGTTGAAAGATGAAGCATACGGCCGTTTCTTTTGGTTTGTTTCCTTAACTTATCACTCCGATATATCGTCAGAAGATGTAAACGGTGTTTTAATATTGGCAAAATCAAACGTTTTTGATGATAATTGCAACTACTCAGGTAACGTATCCATCACATCCCTGTGTAGAGACATTCTTTCCAACTCAGATGTAAACGTTGAGAATTTACTAATTATTTATGACATTGCATCTACAATCTGGGAAAGTATTAATGAGGAAAGGTTGGTGTTAAAGGAAAGTCAATTGCATATCCAACTGATTAATATCCTTTTTGACAGTCATATCTTGAGATATGCTACCGAGCAATCTTTGACTATGCAAAAGAATTTATTGGTGTATGGCAAACAGGTTGCCAAATTGGGGTACGCAAGAAGGGTATTTTTACCTGCCATCTCTGGTAATCTTGCTGTTTTTCTGAACAGTTACTCGAAATCTTTTAAAAATAAGGAATCGTACATTTGGCTTGCAGATCTCCTCATATCTGTCATTGTACAGCCTCAAATGGAGCAGAATATCTTTCATTTGAAAACAGTCGTATCTTTCATTTATGATGAGTATTTTGGAGCTGAAAACACAGAGAAATTGTATCATCTGGTTTACAACGATTTCGAAATCAGCAGCAAAGTTTGGGCTATAGCTGGTGCGATCCTCTCTGGACCAGTATTTGGCCAACAAATCCGGGATTATTTAGTACACAGTACCAACCTACTAACCTCCAAGAAACGGATTGATGCGATAGAGGAAAACCAAAGGCTATTGGAATGGCAactgttgcttctttcGTCTTCACGTTGTGAAAACAGAGCAAGCGAAAGCATGATTTTATCTGTGTTGGAAAGTATAGAAAACGAGGCTTCTCCCCTTGTCAGGATTTACAAAGAATGGTTTCTTGGATTGGAACTAGCTGAAACATACAATGATTCTGAGAAGCCGAACATGATTGAGGAttatctctttgatttATTGATAGACCATAGCAAGCCAACTCTGGTTGTAAGTGCAACCAAAATTTTATTCCTTGCACTTAAGGGGGCAAGTTCTCAGGATCATCAACGTCTGCTGAGTAGGTTCATCTGTTTTTTGATCCCCAATGCAGGATCCAACAAACCTCTCGTAAGGCATTTCTCTAATTCTTTAATGTTGTCCTTTTGGCCTCATTTCAAGGacgagttgaaggactccACTTTGCGAGAAACTGTCAAGAACTTGTACGACAACGCAAAAAAGACGGAGGTCATCGGCCAATACAGAAGCGGTGATGCGAATGTTTGGGATATCAAGAAAGATTTCACTCTGACGGGCATATTTGGCGGTGTAATTCGGAAGACAACGGATCATGACCCTCTCTATATTGGTACTGCCGAATTTCAGCAATACATGGCTGAATTTCCAGAAGTTCGTTCATTTGTGGATTTTGGCGCTGATGACAGTCATCTGTGGTTGGGCAAAAGGGGTACCACCACTGATACTGTAGATGAGGGTGTCCCAGACTGCGCGCAGAGTACCGAGATCTCGCCATTACAGACAAAAAGCGGTGCTTGGGAGACTGTGCTGGATTTGAATAACAAGAAATCGACTGACACCGTTAAACGCTCGAGTTTGATAGTTGTTGCTTCCCTCGTTGACAAGCCACCGAACCTCGGTGGCATATGTAGACTCTGTGACGTTTTAGGGGCCGAGCTATTGACAATACAGGACATACGAGCTAAGAAGCATCCTCAGTTCAAGAACGTAGCAGTTACGGCAGATAAATGGATGCCGATGCAGGAGGTTCCCGTTAATGACATAGCCAGTTTTATGAAGGAGAAAAAAGGGGAAGGTTATACACTAATTGGGCTGGAGCAAACTGACAAGTCTGTGAAATTGGATAACGATTACCATTTCCCGAAGAAATCTTTGATTCTGCTCGGTACCGAAGCACACGGTATTCCGGGCCATCTTTTAGAGGAGCTGGATCTTTGTTTGGAgatcaaacagtttggaGTCATCAGGTCAATGAACATCCAAACTGCAACTGCTGTGATCGTCCACTCGTACACGGTTCAACACATGTAG
- the TMA17 gene encoding Tma17p (similar to Saccharomyces cerevisiae TMA17 (YDL110C); ancestral locus Anc_2.328), whose amino-acid sequence MNHNFEGIKRPVKIQEFRVAVREMSNDELANVRREIENSTAHLNRSNARLRRYISKIGGEKPQRDEFDLDDEDDENLNIDSSDLQLFNDSIRENEIVLDNYREIIEALDQEDIYRATGKPAGGSVADSSDSASKRETPQDIPAVIDL is encoded by the coding sequence ATGAATCATAATTTTGAGGGGATTAAACGGCCGGTGAAAATTCAGGAATTTAGAGTTGCAGTCCGGGAGATGTCTAATGATGAACTTGCTAACGTAAGACGCGAGATCGAAAACAGCACGGCGCATCTGAATAGGTCGAATGCACGGCTGAGAAGATATATCTCCAAGATTGGGGGTGAGAAACCTCAGAGGGATGAGTTTGATctcgacgacgaagatgacgagAATTTGAACATTGACTCAAGTGATCTTCAGTTGTTCAACGATTCTATAAGGGAAAATGAGATTGTTTTGGACAATTACAGAGAGATCATTGAAGCCTTGGATCAAGAAGATATATACAGAGCTACTGGTAAACCTGCCGGGGGAAGTGTAGCTGATTCTTCTGACTCTGCATCTAAAAGGGAGACCCCACAAGACATCCCAGCCGTCATCGATCTTTGA
- the KNAG0A05570 gene encoding putative lipase (similar to Saccharomyces cerevisiae YDL109C and ROG1 (YGL144C); ancestral locus Anc_2.330) has protein sequence MVDAELDDKAYYHQESFVAIAQMERYTIEHVGAWSESKEKSFWIKVKNVTALSYRVGYLAGPFALYVDLSNEAFDHSAKYDDDEVAYTPLIKSNLQSQQSFYMEVPLQKGGENRRICWVLNIVSEVLFNKKAQVSFELALGPTKHSLRSKQLRKVKLFNDGILKVTRHTTQDLWAIPNSIKTVKTKIHLVVLTHGVHSNVTTDMLYLKEQIERMCRANSKEHEICVVDGFKGNVGETERGIRNQGINVAKYIAQELFSERVKKISFIGHSLGGVVQTFAIAYLAIMYPDFFNRVSPVNFITMASPLLGISVKGRSNYINYSLNAGLMGQTGLDLNLAKDNANDGVPLLYSLSGDPVHSILQRFQRRTIYCNAIHDGIVPLYTSSLLYLDYEDVLAKLYRQTDHAINKNAKQAVKKLPKSSAIGSMTSMINVKRPRKQFIMDPESRTGTIVHDKLYTPQDIERVREQYRDTLLRKHIGSRITSERNTSEPSMLETMANNWHEGIEWRKVVVAIQSGDAHNNMVVRREFGNAYGWPVVDHLLENHFAAAVTGAVVSSAVGDHETASASNQPPQNVDPNKLYSWITRVDRHCSNGLLPHASNLLERSFR, from the coding sequence ATGGTTGATGCTGAGCTTGATGATAAGGCTTACTACCATCAAGAATCTTTTGTGGCCATCGCACAGATGGAAAGATATACAATAGAGCATGTTGGAGCATGGTCCGaatccaaagaaaaatcaTTCTGGATCAAAGTGAAGAACGTCACGGCTTTATCTTATAGAGTAGGGTATTTGGCTGGTCCATTTGCTCTTTACGTTGATTTGAGCAACGAAGCTTTCGACCATTCAGCGAAAtatgatgacgacgaagtTGCATATACACCTCTAATAAAGAGTAACTTACAATCACAGCAGAGCTTTTATATGGAGGTACCGCTTCAGAAAGGGGGTGAGAACAGACGCATTTGCTGGGTCTTAAATATTGTTAGCGAGGTTCTGTTTAACAAAAAGGCGCAGGTGTCTTTTGAACTGGCCCTTGGACCAACCAAGCATAGTTTACGCTCAAAACAATTGAGAAAAgtaaaactgttcaatGATGGGATTCTGAAAGTTACAAGGCATACTACACAAGATTTATGGGCAATTCCCAATAGCATTAAAACGGTAAAGACCAAAATTCATTTGGTGGTTCTTACCCACGGTGTACACTCCAATGTAACAACGGACATGCTTTACTTGAAAGAGCAAATTGAACGTATGTGTAGGGCTAACTCTAAGGAACACGAAATATGCGTTGTAGACGGCTTTAAAGGGAACGTTGGTGAAACTGAGCGGGGAATCAGGAATCAGGGAATCAATGTTGCAAAATACATTGCCCAAGAATTATTCTCGGAAAGAGTTAAGAAGATATCTTTTATCGGTCATTCACTAGGTGGTGTTGTTCAAACTTTTGCCATTGCATATCTTGCAATCATGTATCCCGATTTTTTTAACAGGGTCTCCCCTGTAAATTTCATTACTATGGCATCGCCATTGCTTGGTATAAGTGTGAAGGGCCGTTCCAATTACATAAACTACTCACTAAATGCTGGTCTAATGGGACAGACCGGGCTGGATCTCAATCTGGCTAAAGACAATGCAAACGATGGGGTACCGTTATTGTATTCTCTGTCTGGAGATCCTGTACACAGCATATTACAGAGGTTTCAGAGAAGGACCATCTACTGTAATGCAATTCACGATGGGATTGTGCCCTTATACACGTCATCGTTGTTATACCTAGACTACGAGGACGTACTAGCAAAACTATATCGACAAACGGACCATGCGATCAATAAAAACGCCAAGCAAGCTGTTAAAAAACTGCCGAAGAGCTCGGCGATTGGGTCAATGACCTCAATGATAAATGTAAAAAGACCTAGAAAGCAGTTTATTATGGACCCTGAGAGTAGGACGGGTACCATAGTGCACGATAAACTGTATACCCCACAAGATATCGAAAGGGTACGGGAGCAATACAGAGATACGCTATTGAGAAAGCATATAGGGTCACGCATCACATCAGAGCGGAATACGAGCGAGCCAAGCATGCTCGAGACGATGGCCAACAATTGGCACGAAGGAATCGAATGGCGCAAAGTAGTGGTCGCCATACAGAGCGGCGACGCCCACAACAACATGGTAGTAAGGAGAGAATTCGGAAATGCGTACGGCTGGCCCGTGGTGGACCACCTCCTCGAGAACCACTTTGCAGCAGCCGTCACGGGCGCAGTCGTATCTTCCGCAGTGGGGGACCACGAGACCGCATCTGCCAGCAACCAGCCACCGCAAAATGTGGACCCAAATAAGCTGTACTCCTGGATCACACGTGTCGACCGCCACTGCTCAAACGGACTCCTCCCGCACGCCAGCAACCTCCTCGAGCGGTCCTTCCGGTAG
- the KIN28 gene encoding TFIIH complex serine/threonine-protein kinase subunit KIN28 (similar to Saccharomyces cerevisiae KIN28 (YDL108W); ancestral locus Anc_2.332) — MRESYSKENKVGEGTYAVVYLGTRQSDSKKIAIKEIKTSEFKDGLDMSAIREVKYLQELEHPNVIRLMDIFMAYNNLNLVLEFLPSDLEVVIKDKSVLFTQADIKSWLLMTLRGVHHCHRNFVLHRDLKPNNLLISPEGIIKVADFGLARAVPNPREILTSNVVTRWYRAPELLFGAKHYTYAVDVWSVGVIFAEMLLRVPYLPGKDDVDQMEVTFRALGTPTEKDWPSVSMFPSYNKLQIYPPPSRDELRNRFIAVSSSALNLMCGMLEMNPGNRWSTVQCLESAYFKELPSPSNPADINISSS; from the coding sequence ATGCGTGAATCATATTCGAAGGAAAATAAGGTTGGTGAGGGTACTTATGCCGTTGTTTATCTTGGAACAAGGCAAAGCGACTCGAAGAAGATCGCtatcaaagaaatcaaaacaTCTGAATTCAAGGATGGGTTAGATATGTCGGCTATTAGAGAGGTGAAGTACCtgcaagaactggaacatCCAAACGTTATCAGACTAATGGATATATTTATGGCATACAATAATTTGAATCTTGTTTTAGAGTTTCTTCCCAGTGACTTAGAAGTGGTAATCAAGGACAAGTCGGTACTGTTTACACAGGCAGACATCAAGTCGTGGCTGTTGATGACTTTGAGAGGGGTCCACCATTGCCATAGAAATTTTGTATTGCATAGAGATTTGAAGCCTAACAATCTTCTGATCTCGCCAGAAGGTATTATCAAAGTGGCAGATTTCGGGTTGGCCCGAGCTGTGCCCAACCCCAGGGAGATCTTGACTTCCAATGTCGTAACAAGGTGGTATAGGGCACCTGAGCTACTGTTTGGTGCTAAACACTACACCTACGCCGTTGATGTATGGTCCGTTGGAGTTATATTTGCCGAAATGCTACTTAGAGTTCCGTACTTGCCAGGCAAGGATGACGTAGATCAAATGGAGGTCACATTCCGAGCATTGGGAACgccaacagaaaaagacTGGCCCAGCGTCTCGATGTTCCCATCATACAATAAATTACAGATTTACCCACCGCCTTCGAGGGATGAGCTCAGGAACAGATTCATCGCCGTCTCATCCAGCGCACTCAACCTAATGTGTGGGATGCTGGAAATGAACCCAGGGAATCGATGGAGTACCGTGCAATGCCTTGAGTCCGCGtatttcaaagagttgcCGTCACCTTCAAACCCAGCAGATATCAACATCTCTAGCAGTTGA